The stretch of DNA ACCGGCACCGCCAGGATCGCCAACGAGAGCGCAGGGTTGAACTGGCTCAGCGAAATGTTCTGCCACGTGTCGGCCCACAGCACCCCGCCCGTCGCGGCGATGAAACCGGAGATTCCCAAAGCCGCCAGCTTGACCGTCGCCGGCGTGAGGCCGAACGTGAGGGCCGCGGATTCGTTGTCGCGCACCGCAAGGATCATCCGGCCCGGGAGGGAGCGACGGAGAGCGGACGCGCCGAGCAGAGCGATCGCCAGGACTCCGAGTGACAAGTAGTAGACGGAAAGCTTGCTCGACGGCCTCCCGAGGCCGTACAGCCCGGGAGACAAAACGGGAAGTCCGTAGGAACGCGAGGAGCCGAACCAGTCCTGCTTGAACAACCATTCGTAGCTCACGGTGCCCAAGCCCAGAGTCGTGATTACGAGGGTCAAACCGCGGATGCGGAGGGCCGGAAGCCCGACCACGACCATGATGAGAGCGCCGAGCAACCCGCACAGGAAGAGCAGAACAGGAATGGAGATCCCGTGCGGCGACAGCCTCGCCGTCAAGTAGGCGCCCGCCCCGATCAAGGCGAAGTGACCGAGGCTGATCTGGCCCGCCCAACCGACGAGCATCGTGATCGATACTCCGAGCAGCGCGTATATGAGAACGAGTGTCAGATCGAAGCGCCGGTAGTCAGGACGGAAATACGGCAACAGCGGGAAGATCAACCCGAGGAACAAGCCGAACATCGCCAACAGCGAGGTTTGGTTGCGCACGAATGCCCGTCCGGCGACCAGCTCGGGGACCCGCAGTGGCGGGCGTTCGGGTATGACGCTGCCGCTCGTCTTCACCGCCGCGGCGATGACCGGGGCGCGGACGACGAGGATCGCGAGGATCGCGACGAATACGGCGAAGTCGGCTTCTCCTCCGCTATGAGACCAGTAGAGGGTCAACTGCTCGACCAGCCCCAGGCCCAGTCCCCCGACCAGCGCGGCGGGTATCGACACGAAACCCCCTGCCGCGGCGGCGCCTAACGAGCGAAGCAGCAGGTCCGGTCCGAGCGAAGAGGCGTCGAAGCTCGGCTGCGACGGCGCCTGCACCACCGCGGTGACTGCAGCCAAAGCGCCGGCGACACCCCAAGTGACCATACTCACCCTGGGGATCGACACTCCGACCAACCGGGCGGCATCGGGGTTCGACGCCGCCGCGCGGATCATCCGCCCCATGGTCGTGTACCTGAGGAAGGCTGCCAGCGCGGCGACCACGATCGGAACGAGGATCAGCACCAGGATGTACTGGCCGCCGAGCACGACCCCTTCGATCTTTACGTGGCTGCGGAACGGCAGCGGGTACTCCTGCAGCGTCAGCTTCTGAGTGTTGGGGCCGAAAGCAGGGATGAACTCGAGCGCGGACAGCAGCTGGGCGACCCCGACCGTGACGAGTAGCAGCGCTACCGTGCTGACGGACCTGGCGCGCAGAGGGCGGATCACGAAGCGCTCGACCAGAAGGCCTGTCGCGATGCCGACAGCGATCGCGAACGGAAACGCGGCCCACCAGGACCAGCCCCAGTCGATGACCATCTTGGCCAACAGGACGGCCGAGTAGGTACCCATCTGGGCGTGG from Acidimicrobiales bacterium encodes:
- a CDS encoding ATP-binding cassette domain-containing protein, coding for MGASIVLGLISGLSIGFLAVGLVLVYKANRFINLAHAQMGTYSAVLLAKMVIDWGWSWWAAFPFAIAVGIATGLLVERFVIRPLRARSVSTVALLLVTVGVAQLLSALEFIPAFGPNTQKLTLQEYPLPFRSHVKIEGVVLGGQYILVLILVPIVVAALAAFLRYTTMGRMIRAAASNPDAARLVGVSIPRVSMVTWGVAGALAAVTAVVQAPSQPSFDASSLGPDLLLRSLGAAAAGGFVSIPAALVGGLGLGLVEQLTLYWSHSGGEADFAVFVAILAILVVRAPVIAAAVKTSGSVIPERPPLRVPELVAGRAFVRNQTSLLAMFGLFLGLIFPLLPYFRPDYRRFDLTLVLIYALLGVSITMLVGWAGQISLGHFALIGAGAYLTARLSPHGISIPVLLFLCGLLGALIMVVVGLPALRIRGLTLVITTLGLGTVSYEWLFKQDWFGSSRSYGLPVLSPGLYGLGRPSSKLSVYYLSLGVLAIALLGASALRRSLPGRMILAVRDNESAALTFGLTPATVKLAALGISGFIAATGGVLWADTWQNISLSQFNPALSLAILAVPVIGGLGSLSGAVAASVLIYMNAFFISPHLVGVFGVGAQIELELLIGGGGLVILMLSYPTGIAGAAQKAWEKFLQRVADQEAARPRAATEGADVADALIVEGLRVSFGGLKAVDDASIRVKRGEIVGLIGPNGAGKSTLINAVSGQLPARGRVELLGVDVSELAPDMRWLHGLGRSFQDAMLFPGLTVKDVIQVALRSDNRYGFAAAILRFPWAMRAQRDTERSAQEIIERFGLGPWANTLVSDLSTGTRRVCDLAAQVAARPRVLLLDEPTAGVAQRETEIFPPILRRIRDELDCAIVVVEHDMPMLMGLCDRIYAMESGRVIAEGTPAEVRGNPEVIASYLGTDEVAIGRSGPAGGARIRSVATTGPNGRNRSNGAARSRRTVPRQAPKDPATENPAPKDPR